The Pseudomonas bijieensis DNA window TGAGCACCCGAGAACCCATGTGGGAGCGAGCCTGCTCGCGATGGCGTCAGCACATTCAACCTCAGTGCAAGCTGACCCACTGAAGGCGCTGGCTTCCAACGTCAATCATTTGCCTTGAACGCTTCACCCCACCCAGAAGTCGTACCCCTTATGACGGCGGTTTCCCAAAACGCCGCGAGTACGACCAACCGTGAGGTGTTCCATGAGCGCGACCCTGTCCGAAGCGACGCCGGCATCCTTCGCCCGTCATCCTATCCGTCTGACACTTAATGGCCTGGTGCGTGAACTGCAGGTGTTGCCCTGGACCACGCTGCTGGACCTGCTGCGCGAGCAACTTGACCTGGTGGGCAGCAAGAAAGGCTGCGACCACGGCCAGTGCGGTGCCTGCACGGTGCTGCGCGATGGCAAGCGTATCAACGCCTGCCTGACCCTGGCCGTGATGTGCGACGGCGCCGAGTTGACCACCGTCGAAGGCCTGGCCGGTGACGATGCCTTGCATCCCATGCAGCAGGCTTTCATCACTCATGACGCGTTCCAGTGCGGTTATTGCACGCCGGGGCAGATCTGTTCAGCGGTGGGGCTGGTCAACGAGGGCAGGGCGCAGACCCGCGCAGAGATCGGTGAACTGATGAGCGGCAACCTTTGCCGGTGCGGCGCCTACAACAACATTCGCGATGCTATCGAAGAGGCTTTGCCGCTCTGCCAGCAACCGGGAGGTGATCAATGAATCCTTTCCAGTACAGCAAACCCGCCACTGTGCAGGCTGCCGTCGACTTGTCGAGCCCGGTGTCACGTTTCATCGCCGGCGGCACCAATCTGCTGGACCTGATGAAAGAGAACCTCACCCGCCCCGAACACCTGATCGACATTACCGGGCTGCCCCTGGCGGACCTCAGCGAAACCCCTTCCGGCGGGGTGATGATCGGTGCGCTGGTGAGCAATGCCGACCTGGCCTGGCACCCCTGGATCGAACGCCGCTATCCGCTGCTGTCCCAGGCGATCCTGGCCGGCGCCTCGCCGCAGTTGCGCAACATGGCCAGCACTGGCGGCAACCTGTTGCAACGCACCCGCTGCTATTACTTCTATGACGCCAGCGTGCCGTGCAATAAACGCCGACCCGGCAGCGGTTGCCCGGCCCGCAACGGTTTGAACCGGATCCACGCGATCTTCGGTGCCAGCGAACAATGTGTCGCCACTCATCCTTCCGACATGTGCGTGGCCTTGGCGGCCTTGGAGGCGGTGGTCCATGTCCTGGGGCGGGGTGGCGCGCGGACCATCGAGTTTGCCGACTTCCATCGCTTGCCCGGTGATGCCCCGGAACGGGATAACCAACTGGCCGATGATGAGCTGATCACTGCTATTGAGTTGCCTGCCGCCGGTTTTGCCGACCATAGCCACTACCTGAAGATCCGTGACCGCGCCTCCTACGCTTTTGCGCTGGTCTCGGTAGCGGCGGCGCTGGAGTTGGACGGGCCGGTGATTCGCCAGGCGCGCCTGGCCCTTGGCGGCGTGGCGCACAAACCCTGGCGCGACCGGGCTGTGGAGAGCTGGCTGGCCGGGCAGACCGTCAGTCGCGAAACCTTCACTGCCGCCGCCGATGCGCTGCTGCAAAACGCCGAGCCGTTGGAGCACAACGGCTTCAAGGTCCGATTGGCGCGCCGGGCAATTGTCCGCGCCTTGAGTGATGCCGCATTGGGTTGCGTACCGCAGGGAGGACACGCCTGATGAACGCTTCGAGCAAATCCATAGGGCAGCCACTGGACCGCATCGATGGCCTGCTCAAGGTCACGGGCCAGGCTCGTTATGCCGGTGAGTACCCCGAGGACGGCCTGCTGCACGGCAGCGTCGTGTCCGGCACTCTCGCTCGCGGCCGCGTGCTGCGCATCGATGCCTCCCGAGCCCTGGCGCTGCCCGGTGTGGTCGCGGTCATCGATCACACCAATCGGCCGAGGATCGCCAGCTACGATGAGCCCTACCAGGATGCCGATGCGGCGGACGGTTCGCCGTTCCGGCCGCTGTACAACGACCACGTGCTCTACAGCGGCCAGCCATTGGCCCTGGTGGTCGCGGAAAACCTTGAGCTGGCCCGGTATGCAGGTTCCCTGGTTGAAATCGAATACGAGGCCCAGGAGCATCAGACCGATCTGATCACTCTGCAAAACGACGCCCATCCGGCACCGGCCGAACTGCCCAAGCCCCGTGGGAATTTTCAGGGCGAGTACGCCAGCGCCGCGCTCAGCGTGGATGTGTCCTACAGCACGCCGATTGAACACCACAACCCGATGGAGCCACACGCCTCCACTGTGCTGTATCAGCCTGATGGCAGCCTGCACATCCACGACAAGACCCAAGGCACGCAAAACTGCCAGGCCTATGTGCAAAAAGTGTTCGGGCTGGAGAAAGAGCAGGTGCGAGTGTTCGCCGCGTTTGTCGGCGGCGCCTTCGGTTCAGGGCTGCGCCCGCAGTACCAATTACCTTTGGCGGTGATGGCGGCACTGGCCCTCAAGCGCTCCGTGCGGGTCAGCCTGACGCGCCAACAGATGTTTACCTTTGGCTATCGGCCGCGAACCCTCCAGCGCGTGCAACTGGGGGCGGCGGCCAACGGTCGCTTGCTGGCCGTGGCGCACACCGCCGTCGGCCAGACTTCGCGCTTCGAGGACTTCACCGAGCACGTGGTGGAGTGGAGCGGCATGCTCTATCACTGCGATAACGTCCAGTTGACTTACAAACTCGTGCCCCTGGACGTCTACACGCCCCTGGACATGCGCGCGCCCGGTGCCGCCCTTGGGCTGATTGGCCTGGAATGCGCCATGGATGAACTGGCCTGTGCCCTGGCGCTCGATCCGGTCCAGTTGCGGTTGATCAACTACGCCGAGCGCAACGAGAACGAAGGTAAGCCGTATTCCAGCAAAGAGTTGCGCGAGTGTTATGCCCAGGGCGCCCGTCGTTTCGGCTGGGACAAGCGCAACCCGGAGCCGCGCAGCATGCGTGAGGGGCGGCAACTGGTGGGTTGGGGCATGGCCGGTGGTGTATGGGAGGCCATGCAGCAGAAAGCCAGCGCCCGGGCCTCGCTGGACCTCGATGGCAAGCTGACTGTCAGCAGCGCCACCACGGATATCGGCACCGGGACCTACACGGTCATGACCCAGATCGCCGCCGAGGCGTGCGGCGTTGCCCTTGAGGACGTCACGTTTGTCCTGGGTGATTCGTCGCTGCCCACCGCGCCATTGCAGGGCGGTTCGTTCACGGTTTCGTCGGTGGGCACCGCCGTGCAGCAAGCCTGTGAAGCGCTGAAGGAAAAACTCCTGGCCGTGGCTCGCCAGGCGTGTCCGGCCTTCGGTGGCGCGACCCTTGAACAAGTGACGTTTGTGGATGGCCAACTGCGGCTGGGCGAAGCGAGCGTTGCATTAGCGGAGTTGGCGCAGAAAAGCGGCGAGACCCCGTTGCAAGCCCAGGTCACGGCCAAGCCGGATGAAAAACGCCAGGCCTACGCCACGGCCACGCACTCGGCGGTGTTCGTTGAAGTGCTGGTGGATGAAGACCTGGGGACGGTGAAGGTCAACCGCGTGGTGAGCACCATCGCCGCCGGCCGGGTCGTCAACCCGAAAACCGCCCGCAGCCAGATTCTCGGTGGCGTGGTATGGGGCGTCGGCATGGCTTTGCACGAAGAAACCCTGACCGATCACACCCTGGGTCGCCACATGAATCACAACCTGGCCGAGTATCACGTGCCGGTCAGTGCCGACATCGGCGACATCGAGGTGATCTTTGTCGAGGAGCGTGACGAGATCGTCAATGCGCTGGGTTCCAAGGGCGTGGGTGAAATCGGCATCGTCGGGGTGGCCGCGGCGGTGGCCAATGCGATTTACCATGCCACCGGCAAGCGGGTGCGGGACTTCCCCATCACCCTCGACAAGTTGCTCTAGGCTTTTGCTTCGTCCACCGGTTCGTGCATCCGGTCACGGTTGGCCAGGGTCGGGAACAGTTTGATCCAGGCCCCGGTCACCAGCAGCGTGCCGATGCCGCCCATGACCACCGCCGGCACGGTGCCGAACCAGTGGGCGGTGAGGCCGGACTCGAACTCGCCCAACTGGTTCGAAGCGCCGATGAACAGCCCGTTCACCGCGCTGACCCGGCCACGCATTTCATCCGGTGTTTCCAACTGCACGAAGGAGGCGCGGATGACCATGCTGATCATGTCCGCCGCGCCCAACACCACCAGCACCGCCAGGGAAAACCAGAACGAGGTGGAGAGGCCGAAGGCAATGGTGGCGACGCCGAACACGCCCACCGCAGTGAACATCACTCGGCCGACCTTGCGCTCCACGGCAAACCGCGCCAGCCACAGCGACATCAGCAAGGCCCCGACCGCCGGCGCCGAGCGCAACAGACCCAGGCCCCAGGGACCGGTGAGCAGGATGTCCTTGGCGAACACCGGCAGCAGCGCCGTCGCGCCGCCGAGCAACACCGCGAACAGGTCCAGGGAAATCGCGCCGAGAATGTCCGGGCGACTGCGAATGAAGCGAATCCCGGCCAGCAATGAATCCAGCGTCGCCTTGCCTTTGTTCAGCGGCGTCTGCCGAGCGGGCAGGTTGAGCATCAGGCAACAGGCGATGAGGTAGAGCACCACGGTCGGTCCATAGACCCAGATGCTGCCGAAGGCATAGAGCAGGCCGCCGAGTGCCGGGGCGACGATGGTGGCCGATTGCTGGGCCGATTGCGCGGCGGCCACGGCCCGGGGAAACAGGCCCGCCGGCACGATACTGGGCAGCAGCGCCTGGGTGGTGGGCATCTCGAAGGAGCGGGCGGCGCCCAGGAGGAAGGCAAGGATGAAGATCATTTCCCGGGTGACATTGTCGGTGGCGCTGCCGATCACCAGGGCCAGGGCAATCATTGCCTGCAATGACTGGCAAATGGCCGCGACCTTGCGCCGGTCATAGCGGTCAGCCACATGCCCGGTGTGAAGCATGAACAGCACGCGCGGGGCAAACTCCACCAACCCCACCAGGCCCAAGTCGAGGACGTTGCCGGTCAGTTGATAGAGGTTCCAGCCAATGGCCACGGTGAGCATCTGGAAGCCGCTGGCGGTGAATATCCGTGCCAGCCAGAAGGCGATGAAGGGACGATGGTGACGGAGCAGCAGCGGCGCTTGGCTGGGCATCTATGACGGGTCCGGTGGTGAAGACCACGAGATTATCACCGAGCTGTAACAGGAAGTTGCGTTGGCTGGAAAAATAGTTAGCCAAACATCTACTTTTCACTTAGCACGCTTTTTTTTGTGGCGAGGGGATTTATCCCCGCTCGAGTGCGCAGCGCTCGCAAAAGCTTGGGGCCGCTTCGCGCCCCAGCGGGGATAAATCCCCTCGCCACAACAGTGCACTCCTCAAGATTCAAGGAATCCTGGTTTGGAGCAGGGTTTC harbors:
- a CDS encoding (2Fe-2S)-binding protein; amino-acid sequence: MSATLSEATPASFARHPIRLTLNGLVRELQVLPWTTLLDLLREQLDLVGSKKGCDHGQCGACTVLRDGKRINACLTLAVMCDGAELTTVEGLAGDDALHPMQQAFITHDAFQCGYCTPGQICSAVGLVNEGRAQTRAEIGELMSGNLCRCGAYNNIRDAIEEALPLCQQPGGDQ
- a CDS encoding FAD binding domain-containing protein, with translation MNPFQYSKPATVQAAVDLSSPVSRFIAGGTNLLDLMKENLTRPEHLIDITGLPLADLSETPSGGVMIGALVSNADLAWHPWIERRYPLLSQAILAGASPQLRNMASTGGNLLQRTRCYYFYDASVPCNKRRPGSGCPARNGLNRIHAIFGASEQCVATHPSDMCVALAALEAVVHVLGRGGARTIEFADFHRLPGDAPERDNQLADDELITAIELPAAGFADHSHYLKIRDRASYAFALVSVAAALELDGPVIRQARLALGGVAHKPWRDRAVESWLAGQTVSRETFTAAADALLQNAEPLEHNGFKVRLARRAIVRALSDAALGCVPQGGHA
- a CDS encoding xanthine dehydrogenase family protein molybdopterin-binding subunit, producing MNASSKSIGQPLDRIDGLLKVTGQARYAGEYPEDGLLHGSVVSGTLARGRVLRIDASRALALPGVVAVIDHTNRPRIASYDEPYQDADAADGSPFRPLYNDHVLYSGQPLALVVAENLELARYAGSLVEIEYEAQEHQTDLITLQNDAHPAPAELPKPRGNFQGEYASAALSVDVSYSTPIEHHNPMEPHASTVLYQPDGSLHIHDKTQGTQNCQAYVQKVFGLEKEQVRVFAAFVGGAFGSGLRPQYQLPLAVMAALALKRSVRVSLTRQQMFTFGYRPRTLQRVQLGAAANGRLLAVAHTAVGQTSRFEDFTEHVVEWSGMLYHCDNVQLTYKLVPLDVYTPLDMRAPGAALGLIGLECAMDELACALALDPVQLRLINYAERNENEGKPYSSKELRECYAQGARRFGWDKRNPEPRSMREGRQLVGWGMAGGVWEAMQQKASARASLDLDGKLTVSSATTDIGTGTYTVMTQIAAEACGVALEDVTFVLGDSSLPTAPLQGGSFTVSSVGTAVQQACEALKEKLLAVARQACPAFGGATLEQVTFVDGQLRLGEASVALAELAQKSGETPLQAQVTAKPDEKRQAYATATHSAVFVEVLVDEDLGTVKVNRVVSTIAAGRVVNPKTARSQILGGVVWGVGMALHEETLTDHTLGRHMNHNLAEYHVPVSADIGDIEVIFVEERDEIVNALGSKGVGEIGIVGVAAAVANAIYHATGKRVRDFPITLDKLL
- a CDS encoding MFS transporter is translated as MPSQAPLLLRHHRPFIAFWLARIFTASGFQMLTVAIGWNLYQLTGNVLDLGLVGLVEFAPRVLFMLHTGHVADRYDRRKVAAICQSLQAMIALALVIGSATDNVTREMIFILAFLLGAARSFEMPTTQALLPSIVPAGLFPRAVAAAQSAQQSATIVAPALGGLLYAFGSIWVYGPTVVLYLIACCLMLNLPARQTPLNKGKATLDSLLAGIRFIRSRPDILGAISLDLFAVLLGGATALLPVFAKDILLTGPWGLGLLRSAPAVGALLMSLWLARFAVERKVGRVMFTAVGVFGVATIAFGLSTSFWFSLAVLVVLGAADMISMVIRASFVQLETPDEMRGRVSAVNGLFIGASNQLGEFESGLTAHWFGTVPAVVMGGIGTLLVTGAWIKLFPTLANRDRMHEPVDEAKA